Proteins co-encoded in one Terriglobales bacterium genomic window:
- a CDS encoding energy transducer TonB — MAPGQPSSGHDILPTLFGAGYGTYQVRPTNFVLSFLVHVLAISVVMISGILFAQHKDEIKRQVTGMVMDISPYVLPPSDTKAGGGGGGGDRDKLAASKGALPKFSREQITPPTAIIRNPDPKLAVEPTVVVPPEIKLPHTGALGDPMSAVLGPPSNGTGSGGGIGSGSGGGVGSGRGPG; from the coding sequence ATGGCGCCGGGCCAACCCAGCTCGGGACACGACATTCTGCCCACCCTGTTCGGCGCGGGCTACGGCACCTACCAGGTCCGTCCCACCAACTTTGTGCTGTCGTTCCTGGTCCACGTCCTGGCCATATCGGTCGTCATGATCTCCGGGATCCTGTTCGCGCAGCACAAGGACGAGATCAAGCGGCAAGTGACGGGCATGGTGATGGACATCAGCCCCTACGTTCTGCCTCCCTCCGATACCAAGGCGGGCGGCGGCGGCGGCGGCGGAGACCGCGACAAGCTGGCCGCTTCCAAGGGCGCGCTGCCCAAGTTCTCGCGTGAACAGATCACGCCGCCAACGGCCATCATCCGCAATCCTGATCCCAAGCTGGCGGTCGAGCCCACGGTGGTGGTCCCGCCGGAAATCAAGCTGCCGCACACCGGCGCTCTAGGCGATCCCATGTCCGCGGTGCTGGGTCCGCCCTCGAACGGTACGGGCTCGGGCGGAGGCATCGGCTCAGGCTCGGGCGGCGGCGTCGGCTCCGGGCGCGGACCCGGC